ACCACAAGGCAGGATAGAGGGAGATAGGAATTCTTGTTCTATTTCTTGCTTAATCAAAAGAGATACTAATCCCATCCGTATATAAATGAAAGGCTTGACCGTTATGAAACTAATCTCTAGAATTAAGGAAACAAACCAATCTAATCATGTCTCTAAATAACAACCAAACCCTGAGGCTACTATTCCGTGTGAATAGTGCGTCGACTTTAGGGAATCCTGGTTCTGTTGCTCCCTCTCATGCTCCCCTAATGAGTTGCAATTTCAATCTTATCTGTTCATTGAACAATTGGATATCTCAATCTCCCTCGAACTGGAAGTCTGTGTCTACATAGGATCACTTTGAAATAATTCAGAATATCAACTTTTAAGTTGGTTCTATAAAGTGCTGCTGTTTCGTTTTGAATAATTTAATGATTATGCATTCACTGGTGCTCCTTGATTTGTTCATGTCTTTGCGTGTTTAGTTTTTTCTTGTGTAACTGAGTTGCTGTGTTACTGAAGCCAGGTTTTATCTAGATAATTTTTGTAGTGTTGACACTTTATGCATCATGCTGTTTTGACACAATGGCACCCACATCTGTTATTCATATTCTTTTTCAGTCCGTGTTTCTTCATTACTTGATTGTTGATGCTTGGCTTAGATGATTAATGTGCTTCATTTGGTTCAGCCGGCTCATtagaagaacagacagcacCTGTTCATGGTTGTAACGAAGCTACCCAAAAATCCGGGTCAAACATTGCACGTAACACTTGTGATGGGGCAAGTGACCACTCATGCACGCTCAATTTGCAATCTACTGGGCAGAGCACATTGCTTGAAGTGGATGAGTACAGTGAACTGGGAAACCTTTCTTCAGAAGTGTCAGCAATATATCTTGCTATGCAGCAGTCTAAGCTGGAGTGCATTGATGAACAGAGTCAAGATTCTACCTCAACGGAAGGTTATTGTGATGCTGAGGAGACTGAGGAGTATGATGAGTTTGATCCATATTCTTTTATCAAAGATTTACCTGATTTATCTATGGTGGTTCCCAAGTTTCGCCCTGTTCTCCTTCCAAAGCAGACACGGAGTTGCCCAACAACTACACTTGTACTTGATCTGGATGGTAAGACCTACTGGCTATATAAGTACATACTTAACAATCTTCAATTCTGTGTTGGCAAAATATATTGGCAAAGAAAGCTGGTCATTGGTATTATTTTGTTGTTCAGAACTGCAAATTTCTGCTGACTCTAGTCTAGAATGCAAAATTTTAAAACGAGAAGTTAAGAATACTAATTAGCAAAAGAATGAAATTAGCAAGATCTGTCTGATGTTGTGTTGTAACTTGGAACAATTTTCTTGCAGCTAGGGTTTGGTGTGTGTGATAACAAGATGAATTCCAAATGTTTCTCTAAAAGTTCTGAATCTGGTAGACTATACCAGTATCATTGGCACTCTGATGAGTTTGTGCCATGATTATATCACCATCTAAATCTGGTAGAAAGCCATTAAAGTTATCATTTGCACACTGGTGAATTTGCACCATGCTTCTAGCACAATCAATCATTCAGAATTCAGGTTCAAATGTAGTCATAGATCTGGTTATTAGATTTAAATTGGCATGTTCATGCTGTGTGTCAGTAATCCTGCACTTAGTATAGTTGTTCCCTGAAACTTGCGTAAACCGTGCTTCAGACCAAAGCCATTTTGTTTTGCTTGCCTGTGCTGTGTTATGTCAATTGGACATAAGTCCGGAATTGTCATCCCTTTCCCAATTTGATGTTAATTTTGTGTTTGTCTTGCTAAAATGCAGAAACTCTTGTCCATTCAACTCTTGAACACTGTGAGGATGCTGATTTCACATTTCCAGTTCATTTTAACTTTAGAGAGCACACAATATATGTTCGATGCCGCCCCTATCTCAAAGAGTTCTTGGAGAGGGTTGCCAGCTTGTTTGAGACGATTATTTTCACTGCTAGTCAAAGCATTTATGCAGAGCAACTTCTCAATGTTCTTGATCCCAAAAGAAAGTTGTTCCGTCATCGTGTTTATCGCGAGTCTTGTGTTTATGTGGAGGGCAACTACCTAAAGGATCTGACAGTTCTTGGACGAGACTTAACCCGTGTAATGATTGTTGATAATTCTCCACAGGTATGCACAatcatctccttttcctttctgcAGAGTTTTGTTTTTTCAATTCAATCTTCATTTCTGTAAGCATCTTATCCCAGTGATGGCCATTTGTTTTCACCACTGACATGTGTGTTTTATCCTTCCCATTAGCATCTGCATTTGCAACATCGTCCTTGCAAGATTCTGATTGAAACTGTTCACAATAGTATAGACTGATAGGAAATGCATGGTTAATGTAGTTTCCTGTGCATTGCATAGCTTCACAGAATTATGTGGAGTGCTGATATATGCTAATAATTAGAATCTTGTTGAACACATAAGTAAAATTTGTTTTACTGGTCCATGCTGCTATGGAGTTGTATCTAGTCCTTAGGAGCACTTGATAACAAATCATCCTCAGGACCTAAGAGGTGCTGAAAAGAGTGTAATACCTTTAGAGTAGCAGAAACCTTTGTTGTTCTGGGATTATCTTGTTGAACTAATGAGTAAAATTTGTCTTACTGGTCCGTGCTATTATAAGAATTGAAGCTAGCCCCTGGGAGCACTTGATAACAAATCATGTTCCGGACCTAAGGGATACTGTTGATGCTGAACAGAGTGTAGTGTATGTCTTTAGAGCAGCAGGATCCTTTGTAGTTCTGAGATTTATCCCATTTTTCCTTATTTTGGTTGATCATCAGTTATTATCGGTATATCTTATCTGCACTATTTATGTTGAATTAGCTTGCTTGCAACTGTTGCCTATTTTGGGACCTGGTAGGATTTGGATTTGAATCTTGAATTGCTTTCCTACTTTCAGGCCTTTGGGTTCCAGTTAGACAATGGCATTCCTATAGAGAGCTGGTTCGATGATCCCAATGATACTGAACTACTGAAATTACTCCCCTTCCTAGAAAGCTTGGTTGGCGTTGATGATGTCCGGCCTTATATAGCAAGGAAGTTCAACCTTCAGGAGAAGGTAGCCACTGCAGCTTCTCTCACAATGGACATGCAGATGTGATCCATCCACTGATGTGCCACCGCATCGTGGTGGCAGTGGTGATAAATGTAGAAGAGAAGCTGATATGGTGATTCTGTAGAATGTAGTAGTATATCAGGGTCCCTGCATGTGGCAATGTTGTATGTTTTCTCAGCTGCCATGTACAATTTGCTGAAGTTCAGCAGGTGTAAAACTGTACTTTCTAGGAATAAACCATCGTCATATGTGAAGGTCTTGTCGAAGGTCTTGTCGCGCATTCTGTCACCCTGTTAACACCATCTATGATGGTCAATATGTTATATCAGCAATTTGTGCAGGGAGTGAAGCAAATCGAAGTCCCTGCATTATCTGCAACATGTGAAAGCGAGGGAGCGACCCTGAGGCAGGTGCAGATGGCGCTTGAAGGCACTCAAGCAAAGGTACAATGATGCATGCTTCCGATGATGCCATGGCTGAGAATTTTGGTATTTGGTCAGAACTCAGAACAATATCAGAATGAACTTTTC
This portion of the Setaria viridis chromosome 7, Setaria_viridis_v4.0, whole genome shotgun sequence genome encodes:
- the LOC117864216 gene encoding uncharacterized protein, coding for MHTRKKGAARSADGDHANLKTSRASRRSTQPPVAEKKVTDLITSSSRKQKPVGVTSKKHSKGGRKLLAACDSADTENDAPQVAPSIPADQQHSDGGGADDRPNNSIFSPTYHHHKDGGLNNLSKAGSLEEQTAPVHGCNEATQKSGSNIARNTCDGASDHSCTLNLQSTGQSTLLEVDEYSELGNLSSEVSAIYLAMQQSKLECIDEQSQDSTSTEGYCDAEETEEYDEFDPYSFIKDLPDLSMVVPKFRPVLLPKQTRSCPTTTLVLDLDETLVHSTLEHCEDADFTFPVHFNFREHTIYVRCRPYLKEFLERVASLFETIIFTASQSIYAEQLLNVLDPKRKLFRHRVYRESCVYVEGNYLKDLTVLGRDLTRVMIVDNSPQAFGFQLDNGIPIESWFDDPNDTELLKLLPFLESLVGVDDVRPYIARKFNLQEKVATAASLTMDMQM